A stretch of Pseudomonas taetrolens DNA encodes these proteins:
- a CDS encoding cysteine hydrolase family protein codes for MYALLILDMQVGLMHGPDQPWRGEALIGTLQHLMTKAREAGAPIFLARHTGPAGSPIDPGSPLTEIVQELELKGDEVVFEKTRPNAFSLTGLADQLKQRGCQGVVITGMKTQYCVDSTTRAARDLGFDAVLIADGHTCSDTPVLKAEAVIAHHNATLAGPFCQLVQAADWVF; via the coding sequence ATGTATGCACTGCTGATTCTCGATATGCAGGTGGGTCTTATGCACGGCCCCGACCAACCTTGGCGCGGCGAAGCGCTCATTGGCACCTTGCAACACTTGATGACCAAAGCCCGTGAGGCGGGAGCCCCGATCTTCCTTGCTCGCCACACAGGGCCTGCGGGCTCGCCCATCGACCCGGGCAGCCCGCTGACGGAGATCGTCCAGGAGCTGGAATTGAAGGGTGACGAAGTGGTCTTCGAGAAAACCCGACCTAACGCATTTAGCCTCACCGGCTTGGCAGATCAGTTAAAACAGCGCGGCTGTCAGGGCGTGGTGATTACCGGCATGAAAACTCAATACTGCGTTGACAGCACGACCCGAGCTGCGCGCGACCTGGGTTTCGACGCCGTGCTGATCGCCGACGGACACACCTGTTCCGATACCCCGGTATTGAAGGCCGAAGCCGTGATCGCCCACCACAACGCAACACTCGCAGGGCCATTTTGCCAGCTCGTCCAGGCTG